One window from the genome of Chloroflexaceae bacterium encodes:
- a CDS encoding TIGR03663 family protein, producing MSTLELSRPRTASEPASGTGATTSRLWLLTVEQAAYLTLGVAALLAHLWALGDRALHHDETLHAAYSWYLLMGRGYIHDPLLHGPLLYYLGAALFFLFGDNDFVARLGPALAGTALTLSPYLLRQTLGRAAALIAAVYFLISPVALYVGRFFRHDIYSVLCEVLVFAAIVRYGATRRPAWLFVGASAFALMLVNHETTYLFSLIMAAPLTAAFLWRVYRPGIMLAGLLGAGVAALIFVLPGHAQVDGAHHAMRDPQTGELIVERPGWFGWPPLETEDNSYALRVRNRPDNDGGRSLFANLGLYLRDLWQFFRHPAVLLAIGLTLGVLATLSYLIWRRPGADGRTPWQVARERGDPAAEVFASLGAGRRWLVALLIVLGIYTVFFTAFFTNIIGVISGVTGSLLYWLAQHNVERGGQPGHYYFFLLGVYEPLLLIFGGAALVLAALDALRAARRSGQGPDAAEDGPACPGQQAGPGVYLLAWWTLAALGIYTWAGEKMPWLTIHISVPLTLLAAWGAQRLIWNRWRAREEAELAAEDAALARASVRAAWTIYATLFAIIVGLSFVLLTAIVAFGEQSALAPWVVPAAALGLIALLTTGAALRWGPGHAVTLLAACLGIAVGLYTFRSAVRLAYVNGDVPVEAMVYTQTSPDMMRIVRRLEEASIRRGRGLALPIIYDNETIWSWYLRDFSAAERIGGQLLEPPDARIMAVLLLQENYDRYPENRRYLEGFVIQRYPLRWWFPEDHVYRLGPGWRQAPLEQVSLLGQALRAPFDRGVGERWWRFLMFRDLGERLGSTDVIIAVRPELADQISPGFGGQLSGRRL from the coding sequence ATGTCAACGCTTGAACTGTCGCGGCCACGGACCGCTTCCGAGCCTGCCTCCGGCACGGGCGCAACTACTTCCCGGCTCTGGTTGCTTACAGTCGAGCAGGCGGCCTACCTGACGCTGGGAGTGGCAGCCCTGCTTGCCCACCTCTGGGCGCTCGGCGACCGGGCCCTGCACCACGATGAGACGCTCCACGCAGCGTATTCGTGGTACCTGCTGATGGGCCGCGGATACATCCACGATCCCCTGCTCCACGGCCCGCTGCTCTACTATCTGGGAGCGGCGCTCTTTTTCCTCTTTGGCGATAACGACTTCGTCGCCCGTCTGGGGCCGGCCCTGGCCGGCACCGCTCTCACCCTCTCGCCCTACCTCCTGCGCCAGACGCTGGGGCGCGCTGCGGCGCTCATCGCTGCCGTCTATTTCCTGATTTCGCCGGTGGCCCTGTATGTCGGGCGCTTCTTCCGCCACGACATCTATTCAGTGTTATGTGAAGTCCTGGTTTTCGCTGCGATTGTGCGCTACGGCGCCACGCGCCGCCCCGCCTGGCTCTTCGTGGGCGCGAGCGCCTTCGCGTTGATGCTGGTGAACCATGAGACGACCTATCTCTTCTCCCTGATCATGGCCGCGCCCCTGACGGCAGCTTTCCTGTGGCGCGTGTACCGTCCGGGGATCATGCTGGCGGGCCTGCTGGGGGCAGGGGTTGCCGCGCTGATCTTTGTGCTGCCCGGCCACGCCCAGGTGGATGGCGCGCACCACGCCATGCGCGATCCACAGACAGGCGAGTTGATCGTCGAGCGGCCGGGGTGGTTTGGCTGGCCGCCCCTGGAGACCGAGGATAATAGCTATGCCCTGCGCGTGCGTAATCGCCCTGATAATGACGGCGGGCGCAGTCTCTTTGCCAATCTGGGCCTGTACCTGCGCGACCTGTGGCAGTTCTTCCGCCATCCGGCGGTGCTGCTGGCGATCGGGTTGACCCTCGGCGTCCTGGCGACGCTGAGCTACCTGATCTGGCGGCGCCCTGGAGCAGACGGGCGCACCCCCTGGCAGGTCGCTCGCGAGCGCGGCGATCCGGCGGCGGAGGTCTTTGCCAGCCTTGGCGCCGGTCGGCGCTGGCTGGTGGCCCTGCTGATCGTGCTGGGTATCTACACGGTGTTCTTCACTGCCTTCTTCACCAACATTATCGGCGTGATCAGCGGCGTAACCGGGTCGCTGCTCTACTGGCTCGCGCAACACAACGTCGAGCGTGGCGGACAGCCCGGGCACTATTACTTCTTTCTGCTTGGCGTCTACGAGCCGCTGCTGCTGATCTTCGGCGGCGCGGCCCTCGTGCTGGCGGCTCTGGACGCCCTGCGTGCCGCGCGCCGTTCGGGGCAAGGGCCGGACGCTGCGGAGGACGGGCCGGCATGTCCCGGTCAGCAGGCTGGCCCTGGCGTCTACCTGCTGGCCTGGTGGACGCTGGCCGCCCTGGGCATCTACACCTGGGCCGGCGAGAAGATGCCCTGGCTGACCATCCACATCAGCGTGCCGCTGACCTTGCTGGCGGCCTGGGGCGCGCAACGCCTGATCTGGAACCGCTGGCGCGCCAGAGAGGAGGCCGAACTGGCCGCCGAGGACGCGGCCCTGGCCCGCGCCTCTGTTCGCGCCGCCTGGACAATCTACGCAACCCTCTTCGCGATTATTGTCGGGCTGAGCTTTGTGCTGCTGACGGCCATTGTGGCCTTTGGTGAACAGTCAGCGCTGGCGCCCTGGGTGGTGCCGGCAGCGGCGCTGGGGCTGATTGCGCTGCTGACCACCGGCGCCGCCCTGCGCTGGGGGCCGGGACACGCCGTGACCCTGCTCGCCGCCTGTCTTGGGATCGCCGTGGGCCTCTACACCTTCCGCTCAGCAGTGCGCCTGGCCTACGTCAATGGTGATGTCCCGGTTGAGGCTATGGTCTACACGCAGACCTCGCCGGATATGATGCGCATCGTGCGCCGCCTGGAAGAGGCCTCCATCCGCCGGGGCCGGGGGCTGGCCCTGCCGATTATCTATGACAACGAGACCATCTGGAGCTGGTACCTGCGCGATTTCAGCGCCGCCGAGCGCATCGGCGGGCAATTGCTGGAGCCGCCCGACGCGCGGATTATGGCCGTGCTACTGCTCCAGGAGAACTATGATCGCTACCCGGAGAACCGGCGCTATCTGGAGGGCTTCGTGATCCAGCGTTACCCCCTGCGCTGGTGGTTTCCCGAGGATCACGTCTACCGGTTGGGCCCGGGCTGGCGCCAGGCGCCCCTGGAGCAGGTGTCGCTTCTCGGCCAGGCCCTGCGCGCGCCCTTCGACCGCGGGGTGGGCGAACGCTGGTGGCGCTTTCTGATGTTTCGCGATCTTGGCGAGCGCCTGGGTTCGACTGATGTGATCATCGCCGTGCGCCCCGAACTGGCCGACCAGATCAGCCCCGGCTTCGGCGGCCAGTTGAGTGGCAGGCGGCTCTGA
- a CDS encoding 2-oxoacid:acceptor oxidoreductase family protein yields the protein MKREIRICGFGGQGVVTAAVILGKAAAVYDGLTACQVQSYGPEARGGAARAEVIIADHPIGYPGIHLADVLVAMSQEAYNRYGRAIKPGAAVIIDPDLVFQRDEAQPLIPVRATKIAEDLGNTVVANIVMLGALTALTGVVSPEALLAATLDSVPARFRELNRRALEAGMQAAKT from the coding sequence ATGAAACGCGAGATTCGCATCTGTGGCTTCGGCGGGCAGGGGGTGGTCACCGCAGCGGTCATTCTGGGCAAAGCGGCGGCGGTCTACGACGGGTTGACGGCCTGCCAGGTGCAGTCCTACGGCCCGGAGGCCCGCGGTGGCGCGGCGCGGGCCGAGGTGATTATCGCCGATCACCCGATTGGCTACCCCGGCATCCACCTGGCCGACGTGCTGGTGGCGATGTCGCAGGAAGCCTACAACCGCTATGGGCGGGCGATCAAGCCGGGAGCAGCAGTGATCATCGATCCCGACCTGGTTTTCCAGCGCGATGAGGCCCAGCCGCTGATCCCGGTGCGCGCCACCAAGATCGCTGAGGACCTGGGCAACACCGTGGTGGCGAATATCGTCATGCTCGGCGCGCTGACCGCGCTGACCGGCGTGGTCTCGCCGGAGGCGCTGCTGGCAGCCACCCTGGACAGTGTCCCGGCGCGTTTCCGAGAGTTGAACCGCCGCGCCCTGGAGGCGGGAATGCAGGCGGCGAAGACGTAA
- a CDS encoding GntR family transcriptional regulator: protein MEQLDPDDIRRGSGLALHAYAGMLDLIAEGRLQAGEPILIERLTEHLGASQTAVCEAVMRLVQEGLATEAADGRLRIVGLSASYVQNVYLVRGALEGLCTELATPYIRLEDLIELRALLNETGDALARSDARPYLRSDMQLHALIVRATTNNILLAALRSLQPHVNLIHRYMQRIEGTYLLSSYQEHLEIVAAIADRDAVRARYAMEQHIRRTGERIGRLLSL from the coding sequence ATGGAACAGCTAGACCCAGACGACATACGGCGCGGCTCGGGACTGGCGCTCCACGCCTATGCGGGCATGCTCGACCTCATCGCCGAAGGACGCCTGCAGGCCGGCGAACCGATCCTGATCGAGCGCCTCACCGAACATCTGGGCGCCAGCCAGACGGCCGTATGCGAAGCAGTGATGCGCCTGGTGCAGGAAGGGTTGGCGACCGAAGCGGCTGATGGCCGCCTGCGCATCGTCGGCCTCAGCGCGAGTTACGTCCAGAATGTTTACCTGGTTCGCGGGGCGCTTGAAGGGTTATGTACGGAACTGGCCACGCCGTATATTCGCCTGGAGGACCTGATCGAACTGCGGGCGCTACTAAACGAGACCGGTGACGCCCTGGCTCGCAGCGACGCCCGCCCCTATCTGCGATCCGATATGCAGTTGCATGCCCTGATCGTGCGCGCCACCACCAACAACATTCTGCTCGCGGCCCTGCGATCGCTCCAACCCCACGTGAACCTGATCCACCGCTACATGCAGCGCATCGAAGGCACGTATTTGCTCTCCTCTTACCAGGAGCATCTGGAGATTGTGGCCGCAATCGCCGACCGCGACGCCGTGCGCGCCCGCTATGCCATGGAACAGCATATTCGCAGGACCGGCGAGCGCATCGGCAGGTTGTTGAGCCTCTAG
- a CDS encoding DnaJ domain-containing protein, which translates to MDEFEELDHYAVLGVQRNATAEEIKRAYRQQIARYHPDRFATASPEEQAEASRRARRINEAYATLSDAAARTAYNRKLGLAAASPRAHPTPAAPAQPRDHLAELYAQARAHIDAGRHLQAIATLREIQRINPFYRDSGALLARAEAAGRAVAPPSGPSGQKPDSGRRALLVGAVAALFLAGIGAAGWALRRQGEATLQGATGAGPTLAPTGVPTLAPTGAPTLAPTSVPTLAPTAAAIAESGTVLYQEDFTQAARWPSIRGAGWSVGFAPGAYQITAAQEVGNIWAFNTSPAGVNFLVGVDVEVNGGWAGLLLRFNERNYLAYMVDPRAGGYRLLRSGGGRSTVLLEEQHPAVIAGEGARNRLAARLENERISLGMNGAEVADLSLADPPPTARYGMVAVATDAQVVALFRNLVIRSLD; encoded by the coding sequence ATGGACGAGTTCGAGGAACTTGACCACTACGCAGTGCTCGGCGTCCAACGGAACGCAACGGCGGAGGAGATCAAACGCGCGTACCGGCAGCAAATCGCGCGGTACCATCCGGATCGCTTTGCGACGGCCAGCCCTGAGGAGCAGGCCGAAGCCAGCCGGCGCGCCCGGCGGATCAACGAAGCCTATGCCACGCTGAGCGATGCAGCCGCGCGAACGGCCTACAACCGGAAGCTGGGGCTTGCAGCTGCGAGCCCGCGTGCGCATCCAACTCCGGCTGCACCGGCCCAACCCCGCGATCATCTGGCGGAGCTGTACGCGCAGGCGCGCGCTCACATCGATGCAGGACGCCACCTGCAGGCCATCGCCACTTTGCGCGAGATCCAGCGGATCAACCCGTTTTACCGTGACAGCGGGGCGCTGCTGGCGCGAGCGGAAGCCGCGGGGCGCGCAGTCGCGCCCCCATCGGGGCCGTCCGGCCAGAAGCCGGACAGCGGGCGCCGGGCGCTGCTTGTCGGCGCCGTCGCGGCCCTGTTCCTGGCCGGGATAGGGGCGGCCGGGTGGGCCCTGCGACGCCAGGGTGAAGCCACCTTGCAGGGCGCAACCGGCGCCGGTCCAACGCTCGCCCCCACCGGCGTCCCGACCCTCGCCCCCACTGGCGCCCCGACCCTCGCCCCCACCAGCGTCCCGACCCTCGCCCCCACGGCAGCAGCGATCGCCGAAAGCGGGACGGTGCTGTACCAGGAGGATTTCACCCAGGCGGCCCGCTGGCCCTCGATCCGTGGCGCCGGTTGGAGCGTCGGGTTTGCGCCGGGCGCCTATCAGATCACCGCCGCCCAGGAGGTCGGCAACATCTGGGCGTTTAACACGTCACCTGCGGGCGTGAACTTTCTGGTTGGCGTTGATGTCGAGGTCAACGGCGGATGGGCGGGATTGCTGTTGCGCTTCAACGAGCGGAACTACCTGGCCTACATGGTTGACCCGCGCGCGGGCGGCTACCGCTTGCTCCGTTCCGGCGGCGGGCGTTCCACGGTGCTGCTTGAGGAGCAGCATCCGGCGGTGATCGCGGGCGAAGGAGCGCGGAATCGGCTGGCGGCGCGCCTGGAGAATGAGCGGATCAGCCTGGGGATGAATGGCGCGGAGGTCGCCGATCTCAGCCTGGCCGACCCGCCGCCGACGGCCCGCTACGGCATGGTGGCTGTGGCAACTGACGCCCAGGTGGTGGCGCTGTTTCGCAACCTCGTGATCCGGTCGCTCGATTAG
- a CDS encoding penicillin acylase family protein: MTELPRLARMLGLTVGLAAGAVGIGVVTALRRSLPRVTGRQPLPGLAAQVEVRRDRWGIPHLYAASNADLFAALGYVHAQDRLWQMELNRRTGRGQLAEIFGPVALSSDQFVRTLGFERIARREVELLDKETRLILEAYVRGVNACLEASRGRLPLEFTLLGFQPRPWELVDILVWPKVMALTLSGNWTGELLNSKIIAAVGYERAAAIAPRYPGAAVVTVPPEAELPPRLGEGALRLAAEAAPFTGESGTPQGSNAWAVSGARTTTGRPLLAEDPHLSLGLPGLWYLAHLEGGDFKVAGATIPGTCGVIIGHNDRIAWGQTNTMTDNQDLYIERFHPENPDLYEWRGEWREVESLREEIVVKGQKEVVLVDVRLTRHGPIIDEIAGPEGSPFRRTEPAAPHQALALRWTALDPSPAVTRAVLRLNRARDWDEFRAALEDWDVPPQNFVYADVDGHIGYAVGGRLPVRAKGDGQTPVPGWDGEHEWQGFIPNLSLPAALDPPGGLVVSANNRIVGANHPYHDAIHGDWANPYRAERITELLQRVERHDVRSFAHIQADVRSLPGLQLARLAARLEPEERLERAARDLLAAWDGELTADAPAGAVYDALRHHLLRVVYAELGELIGAQGGLGAFGALPSNTYLERALPEVLARAEGATDLARPDAWLGGERSWGAVLGEALRLAVAELREKLGPDPSKWSYGKVHTLTLRHPLGSVPALAPIFNRGPWPTGGDVDTVNQQYVPRQTAAGPIYNAPSYRQIFDPGDWDAARVIIPAGQSGHPMSSHYADLAGTWRAGGYCPLLWSREAVERHTADVLFLEPR, encoded by the coding sequence ATGACAGAGTTACCTCGCCTTGCCCGGATGCTCGGCCTCACCGTCGGTCTCGCTGCTGGCGCCGTGGGTATCGGCGTCGTTACAGCTTTGCGCCGTTCGCTGCCGCGCGTCACCGGGCGGCAGCCGCTGCCGGGCCTTGCCGCTCAGGTCGAGGTGCGCCGCGATCGCTGGGGCATTCCGCATCTCTATGCCGCGAGCAACGCCGATCTTTTCGCTGCGCTGGGGTATGTGCATGCCCAGGACCGACTGTGGCAGATGGAGTTGAACCGCCGCACCGGGCGGGGTCAACTGGCCGAGATCTTCGGCCCGGTGGCCCTGAGTTCTGACCAGTTCGTGCGCACCCTGGGCTTCGAGCGCATCGCCCGGCGCGAGGTCGAGTTGCTCGATAAGGAGACGCGCCTGATCCTGGAAGCCTACGTCCGTGGCGTCAACGCCTGTCTGGAAGCCAGTCGCGGGCGGCTGCCGCTGGAGTTCACCCTTCTCGGGTTCCAGCCGCGCCCCTGGGAACTGGTGGACATTCTGGTCTGGCCCAAGGTTATGGCCCTGACGCTTTCAGGGAACTGGACGGGCGAGTTGCTCAATAGCAAGATCATTGCCGCCGTGGGCTATGAACGGGCCGCGGCCATTGCGCCGCGCTATCCGGGCGCCGCGGTGGTCACCGTGCCCCCGGAAGCGGAGTTGCCGCCGCGCCTCGGCGAGGGCGCCCTGCGGCTCGCCGCCGAGGCAGCCCCCTTTACCGGCGAGAGCGGCACGCCCCAGGGCTCCAACGCCTGGGCCGTCTCTGGCGCGCGGACCACTACCGGCCGTCCCCTGCTGGCCGAGGATCCCCATCTGAGCCTGGGGCTGCCTGGTCTGTGGTACCTGGCCCATCTGGAGGGCGGCGACTTCAAGGTGGCCGGCGCGACCATTCCGGGCACCTGCGGCGTGATTATCGGGCATAACGATCGCATCGCCTGGGGCCAGACCAATACGATGACCGATAATCAGGACCTCTACATCGAACGGTTCCATCCCGAAAACCCCGACCTCTACGAGTGGCGGGGCGAGTGGCGCGAGGTGGAGAGCCTGCGCGAGGAGATCGTGGTCAAGGGCCAGAAAGAAGTCGTGCTGGTTGACGTGCGTCTGACCCGCCACGGTCCGATTATTGACGAGATCGCCGGCCCTGAAGGCTCACCGTTCCGCCGCACCGAGCCGGCCGCACCCCATCAGGCCCTGGCGCTGCGCTGGACGGCGCTCGATCCGTCGCCAGCGGTGACGCGGGCGGTGCTGCGCCTCAACCGCGCCCGTGATTGGGACGAGTTCCGCGCCGCGCTTGAAGACTGGGACGTGCCGCCGCAGAACTTCGTCTACGCCGACGTGGACGGGCACATTGGCTACGCGGTGGGCGGCCGCTTACCCGTGCGGGCAAAGGGAGACGGGCAAACGCCCGTGCCCGGCTGGGACGGCGAGCACGAATGGCAGGGCTTCATCCCCAACCTGTCCCTGCCTGCCGCGCTCGACCCGCCAGGCGGCCTGGTGGTTTCGGCGAACAACCGCATCGTCGGCGCCAACCACCCCTATCACGATGCCATCCACGGCGACTGGGCCAATCCCTACCGCGCCGAACGGATTACCGAGCTATTACAGCGCGTGGAGCGGCACGACGTGCGCAGCTTCGCCCATATTCAGGCCGACGTGCGCAGCCTGCCGGGGTTGCAACTGGCCCGTCTGGCGGCGCGCCTCGAACCTGAGGAGCGCCTGGAACGGGCCGCACGCGACCTCCTGGCAGCTTGGGACGGCGAGTTGACGGCTGACGCGCCCGCTGGCGCAGTCTACGATGCCCTGCGCCACCACCTGCTGCGGGTAGTCTATGCCGAGCTTGGCGAGTTGATCGGCGCCCAGGGGGGGCTGGGGGCCTTCGGCGCGCTGCCCTCCAACACCTATCTGGAACGCGCCCTGCCTGAGGTGCTGGCGCGCGCCGAGGGCGCCACCGACCTGGCTCGGCCGGATGCCTGGCTCGGCGGCGAGCGCAGTTGGGGCGCGGTGCTCGGCGAGGCGCTGCGGCTGGCCGTGGCCGAGCTGCGCGAAAAACTCGGCCCCGATCCGAGTAAATGGAGCTACGGCAAGGTCCATACGCTAACGCTGCGCCATCCGCTGGGAAGCGTGCCGGCATTGGCGCCGATCTTCAATCGCGGCCCCTGGCCGACCGGCGGCGATGTGGACACTGTGAACCAGCAGTATGTGCCGCGCCAGACGGCCGCCGGGCCGATCTACAACGCCCCCTCCTACCGGCAGATCTTCGATCCTGGCGACTGGGACGCGGCACGGGTGATCATCCCCGCCGGGCAGAGCGGTCATCCGATGAGCAGCCACTATGCCGATCTGGCCGGCACGTGGCGCGCGGGCGGTTACTGCCCGCTCCTGTGGAGCCGCGAAGCGGTCGAGCGCCATACGGCCGATGTACTGTTCCTGGAACCGCGGTAA
- a CDS encoding thiamine pyrophosphate-dependent enzyme, producing the protein MATGLRIKTAAELRTNYLRREMFPTIFCDGCGIGNVLNYTLWAIDEVGLDLDRTVFVSGIGCSSRLPGYINADGLHATHGRALAFAAGIRAANPDLTVIVFTGDGDGAGIGGNHLLHTIRRNMDMTVILVNNFTYGMTGGQSAPTTPDGGFSSTTPYGNIEHPLDICELAKALGAPYVARWPVVSPAQPVKSIAEGIRKRGFALIEMLTPCPTAYGRRNGLKEIEQIWRWYREHTVLLDEWEWVEQFGSPEEREALRGKLKIGVFQDTERETFEDRWAALVARERL; encoded by the coding sequence ATGGCAACCGGCCTGAGGATCAAAACCGCCGCCGAGTTGCGGACGAACTACCTGCGGCGGGAGATGTTCCCGACGATCTTCTGTGATGGGTGCGGCATTGGCAACGTGCTGAACTACACCCTCTGGGCGATTGACGAGGTGGGCCTTGACCTCGACCGGACGGTGTTCGTGTCGGGGATCGGCTGCTCGTCGCGGCTCCCCGGCTACATCAATGCCGACGGTCTGCACGCCACCCACGGGCGAGCGCTGGCCTTCGCCGCGGGCATCAGGGCCGCCAACCCCGACCTGACAGTGATCGTCTTTACCGGCGATGGCGACGGGGCGGGCATTGGCGGCAATCACCTGCTGCATACGATTCGCCGCAACATGGACATGACCGTGATCCTGGTCAACAACTTCACCTACGGCATGACTGGCGGCCAGTCGGCCCCCACTACGCCCGATGGCGGCTTCAGTTCGACGACGCCCTACGGTAACATCGAGCATCCACTGGACATCTGCGAACTGGCGAAGGCCCTGGGAGCGCCCTACGTGGCCCGCTGGCCGGTGGTGTCGCCAGCGCAGCCGGTCAAATCCATTGCCGAAGGCATTCGCAAGCGCGGCTTCGCGCTGATCGAAATGCTCACCCCCTGCCCGACGGCCTATGGCCGGCGCAACGGGCTGAAGGAAATCGAGCAGATCTGGCGCTGGTACCGTGAGCATACCGTGCTGCTCGACGAGTGGGAATGGGTGGAGCAATTCGGCTCGCCCGAGGAGCGCGAGGCGCTGCGGGGCAAATTGAAGATCGGCGTCTTTCAGGATACCGAGCGCGAGACGTTCGAGGATCGCTGGGCTGCGCTGGTGGCAAGGGAGAGGCTATGA
- a CDS encoding PAS domain-containing protein gives MSPLPASGHRNANGFCLPAQSVELQASTGNRNPGDSRSEACVALRARAFEVIPQYAQAAIIITETAPFEPPGPQVIYINPTCERMTGVSAEHAVGQTLERLLGSTITSEVLLHLRRVCADGVPLRTEFITEKLDGSFLTFDLELVPVHEHESSAAFVIVYLRDVTQYRRTELERDTLIRRLRVTNEYLRSELNARQRIAAELQRSQALLQSFFDHVPIALGVQDLQGRYILANQNLLQIFDLSSPSQLLGRSLEGIAPPIVAHLNRETLEYILRTAMPVGGVYDDLTGEGTRWFTRSFPIRTDNGDIIAVGHVAMDLTEQRRHEEERLAFERGLQEAQRRESIGILAAGLAHDFNNLLTTIKGYTELLSIDLPDDSPLQENIEAILHGVRQAADLTAQMLAYAGKGRLVMKVLNLHDLVRDVVVLLEPSLTRRATLQYRFADALPCIQADASQMRQVILNLLVNAGDALGDTSGQITLETAIEDLDCARLDALILGPDLLPGRFVRLTVSDTGCGMDEATRARIFEPFFTTKAHGRGLGMAATHGIIRSHRGAIDVVSAPGRGTTIHIYLPALS, from the coding sequence ATGTCACCATTGCCTGCCTCTGGCCATAGGAATGCCAATGGCTTCTGCCTGCCCGCCCAAAGCGTAGAATTACAAGCGTCAACCGGAAATCGAAATCCAGGCGATAGCCGTTCCGAAGCCTGCGTCGCATTGCGCGCCAGGGCGTTCGAGGTGATCCCGCAGTATGCCCAGGCTGCGATTATCATTACTGAAACGGCGCCCTTTGAGCCTCCTGGCCCGCAGGTGATCTACATCAACCCGACCTGTGAGCGAATGACCGGCGTGTCTGCCGAGCATGCGGTGGGGCAGACTCTGGAGCGCCTTCTCGGCTCCACGATCACCTCGGAGGTTCTCCTCCACCTGCGCCGGGTGTGCGCCGATGGCGTCCCGCTGCGTACAGAGTTCATTACGGAAAAACTTGATGGTTCTTTCCTGACCTTTGATCTGGAACTTGTTCCGGTGCACGAGCACGAATCCAGCGCGGCTTTTGTGATTGTGTATTTGCGCGATGTCACCCAGTATCGCCGTACCGAGCTTGAGCGCGACACCCTCATCAGGCGCTTGCGAGTGACCAACGAGTATCTCCGCAGCGAACTGAACGCGCGCCAGCGCATCGCGGCTGAACTGCAGCGCAGTCAGGCCCTTTTGCAGAGCTTTTTCGACCACGTGCCAATCGCCCTCGGTGTGCAGGATCTGCAGGGGCGTTATATCCTAGCCAATCAAAACCTGCTACAGATCTTTGATCTGTCTTCGCCATCGCAACTTCTGGGCCGTTCGCTGGAGGGGATTGCTCCTCCGATTGTCGCGCACTTGAATCGCGAGACCCTGGAGTACATTCTCCGCACCGCGATGCCGGTGGGCGGAGTCTACGACGATCTTACCGGCGAAGGAACCAGATGGTTCACCCGCAGTTTTCCTATTCGCACCGATAATGGGGACATCATCGCCGTGGGGCACGTTGCCATGGACCTTACGGAGCAACGCCGTCACGAGGAGGAGCGTCTGGCCTTTGAACGCGGCCTTCAGGAAGCCCAGCGGCGCGAAAGTATCGGCATCCTTGCCGCCGGGTTGGCCCATGACTTCAACAACCTGCTTACTACTATTAAAGGGTACACCGAATTGTTGTCAATTGATCTTCCTGACGATTCGCCACTCCAGGAGAATATTGAAGCGATATTGCATGGCGTTCGGCAGGCGGCTGATCTTACGGCTCAGATGCTCGCCTACGCCGGCAAAGGGCGCCTCGTCATGAAGGTCCTCAATCTCCATGATCTAGTCCGTGACGTGGTGGTGCTGCTTGAGCCTTCCTTGACTCGTCGCGCTACCCTCCAGTACCGCTTTGCCGATGCGCTCCCCTGTATTCAGGCCGATGCCTCCCAGATGCGTCAGGTCATTCTCAATTTGCTTGTCAACGCCGGTGATGCGCTCGGAGACACGTCAGGCCAGATAACCCTGGAAACCGCGATCGAGGACCTGGACTGCGCCCGCCTCGATGCGCTGATCCTTGGTCCTGACCTCTTGCCAGGGCGGTTTGTGCGTTTAACCGTGAGCGATACCGGTTGTGGGATGGACGAAGCCACCCGCGCCCGGATCTTCGAACCGTTCTTCACCACCAAAGCTCACGGTCGCGGTCTTGGCATGGCCGCTACCCACGGCATCATTCGCAGCCATCGAGGGGCAATTGACGTGGTGAGTGCGCCAGGACGCGGGACGACCATCCATATCTACCTCCCTGCCCTGAGCTAA